A region of Saccharomyces kudriavzevii IFO 1802 strain IFO1802 genome assembly, chromosome: 14 DNA encodes the following proteins:
- the KRI1 gene encoding Kri1p (similar to Saccharomyces cerevisiae KRI1 (YNL308C); ancestral locus Anc_3.39), whose protein sequence is MPRKKSAAKRAREQTRKEAAVNVTGAATAKTSENSAVAVKFTVETREPYIPSDDEEQEDEEEEEEDDYGELITDEVEKGINQVLDAIKNNKTDKLLDPKVKFFEDPESAAAKLANRESKHKPIFLKDYHRMNILSGDALKEDDENEHATIDGKQSFVSQQLEEKTQLLNEIKDAFGDEDNEKSREGEDEDEDEDDGFLKKKEPSTRQEEKNLPDPTANEENFLEEFVNQQAWIPKKGDKVISLDLDNNEEDDEEFEDAVEKFENAYNFRYEDPNAAEIVSYARSQATLRRSDNSSRRRKREDEKNDKEQVKAGKEMAVQKKKTKKLNKLTDILEQLTKEYGAEIDSDMVKKITNTLMKNDFKEEEWDNVVAELFNEEFYQQEGKPTWDENDEIMGDFYADGDENDQGKEDKVQKSEEAENDEDDEEEEGVKGPKRKKSKKEEKLQKKREKRKLNELVENALEQNKLALIEEVEKEEEERKSRSSTKEEQDLKFRYREVSPESFGLTAKEIFAADDTDLNEFIGLKKFAPYRARELRAKDKRKVTKARRLREWRKKTFKNENGLATVGPGPNGTDEDAILIPIEKDPKSKHMKKHNHRHKSNHRK, encoded by the coding sequence AtgccaagaaagaaatctgCTGCCAAAAGAGCTAGAGAACagacaagaaaagaagcgGCTGTCAATGTCACCGGTGCTGCCACAGCAAAGACTTCTGAAAACTCTGCCGTTGCAGTTAAATTCACCGTCGAAACAAGAGAACCATATATCCctagtgatgatgaagagcaggaagatgaagaagaggaggaggaagatgatTACGGTGAACTGATTACTGACGAAGTGGAAAAGGGTATTAACCAAGTGCTGGATGccattaaaaataataaaaccGATAAACTATTGGATCCTAAAGTCAAATTCTTCGAAGATCCTGAATCTGCTGCCGCTAAGTTGGCAAACCGTGAGAGCAAGCATAAAcctatttttttaaaggaTTATCATCGTATGAACATACTTTCTGGCGACGCCTTGaaggaagatgatgaaaatgaacacGCAACTATCGATGGGAAACAATCGTTTGTTTCTCAACagcttgaagaaaaaacccAACTATTGAACGAAATTAAGGATGCCTTTGGTGATGaagacaatgaaaaaagccGTGAGggtgaagatgaagatgaagatgaagatgatggtttcttgaaaaaaaaggaaccCTCTACTAGgcaagaagagaaaaatttaccCGATCCCACtgccaatgaagaaaatttcttggaagagTTTGTTAACCAACAAGCTTGGATTCCCAAAAAGGGTGACAAGGTGATTTCGTTGGATTTAGACAATAATGAAgaggacgatgaagaattcGAAGATGCCgtggaaaaatttgaaaatgcCTACAATTTTAGATACGAGGACCCAAATGCAGCTGAAATTGTATCATATGCACGTAGTCAAGCCACGTTAAGAAGGTCTGATAACTCTTCAcgtagaagaaaaagggagGATGAGAAGaatgataaagaacaaGTCAAGgcaggaaaagaaatggctgttcaaaagaagaagactaaaaaattaaataaatTGACTGACATTTTAGAGCAACTAACGAAGGAATATGGTGCTGAAATTGATTCCGATATGGTGAAGAAGATCACCAATACTTTAATGAAGAAcgatttcaaagaagaagaatggGATAATGTAGTGGCCGAATTATTTAACGAAGAATTTTACCAGCAGGAGGGAAAGCCTACGTGggatgaaaatgacgaaATAATGGGTGATTTCTATGCTGATGGcgatgaaaatgatcaAGGTAAGGAAGATAAAGTGCAAAAATCagaagaagcagaaaacgatgaagacgatgaagaagaagagggaGTAAAAGGTccaaagagaaagaaaagcaagaaagaggaaaaactgcaaaagaaaagagaaaaaagaaagcttaATGAATTAGTAGAAAATGCCTTGGAACAAAACAAGCTAGCATTAATAGAGGAAgtcgaaaaagaagaagaagaaagaaagagtaGGAGTAGCACAAAGGAGGAACAAGATCTAAAATTTCGCTATCGTGAAGTTTCTCCCGAGAGTTTTGGATTAACGGCAAAGGAAATCTTTGCCGCCGACGATACTGATTTAAATGAATTTATTGGCTTAAAGAAGTTCGCACCTTATCGTGCTAGGGAATTAAGAGCGAAGGATAAAAGGAAGGTGACGAAGGCAAGAAGATTAAGAGAATGGAGAAAGAAGACTTTCAAGAACGAAAATGGTTTAGCCACTGTGGGACCAGGACCAAATGGGACAGACGAGGATGCCATATTGATACCTATAGAAAAGGATCCCAAAAGCAAGCATATGAAAAAGCACAATCACAGGCATAAAAGCAACCACAGGAAATGA
- the MCK1 gene encoding serine/threonine/tyrosine protein kinase MCK1 (similar to Saccharomyces cerevisiae MCK1 (YNL307C) and YGK3 (YOL128C); ancestral locus Anc_3.41), which yields MSTEDQNGVPLQRGSEFIADDVTSNKSNSTRRMLVKEYRKIGRGAFGTVVQAYLTQDKKNWLGPFAIKKVPAHTEYKSRELQILRIADHPNIVKLQYFFTHLSPQDNKVYQHLAMECLPETLQIEINRYVTNKLEMPLKHIRLYTYQIARGMLYLHGLGVCHRDIKPSNVLVDPETGVLKICDFGSAKKLEHNQPSISYICSRFYRAPELIIGCTQYTTQIDIWGLGCVMGEMLIGKAIFQGQEPLLQLREIAKLLGPPDKRFIFFSNPAYDGPLFSKPLFSGSSQQRFEKYFGQSGPDGIDLLMKILVYEPQQRLSPRRILAHQFFDELRKDATFLPRGYTEPIKLPHLFDFNDFELQILGEFADVIKPKETTE from the coding sequence ATGTCTACGGAAGATCAGAATGGTGTTCCCCTCCAAAGAGGGTCTGAATTCATTGCTGACGATGTGACTTCGAACAAGTCCAACAGCACGAGGCGAATGCTGGTGAAAGAGTACAGGAAGATTGGTAGAGGTGCCTTTGGGACTGTTGTACAAGCATATTTAACTCAGGATAAGAAAAACTGGCTGGGTCCCTTTGCCATCAAGAAAGTTCCCGCTCATACAGAGTACAAATCTAGGGAACTGCAGATTCTGAGGATCGCAGACCATCCGAATATCGTCAAGTtgcagtatttttttacccaTTTGTCTCCTCAGGACAATAAGGTTTATCAACACCTTGCCATGGAGTGCTTACCAGAGACTCTTCAAATCGAAATTAACCGTTACGTCACTAATAAACTAGAAATGCCTTTGAAACACATCAGACTGTACACCTATCAAATTGCCCGTGGGATGCTTTATTTGCACGGCCTTGGTGTGTGCCATCGTGATATTAAACCGTCTAATGTTCTTGTAGACCCAGAAACCGGTGTTTTAAAAATCTGCGATTTTGGTTCTGCCAAGAAATTAGAGCACAACCAACCTTCAATTAGTTACATCTGTTCAAGATTTTATAGAGCGCCTGAATTGATCATCGGTTGTACCCAATACACCACTCAAATTGATATATGGGGGCTTGGTTGTGTCATGGGTGAAATGCTGATTGGTAAAGCCATCTTCCAAGGTCAGGAACCGCTTTTACAACTAAGGGAAATTGCCAAATTGTTGGGTCCTCCGGATAAAagattcattttcttttcgaaCCCTGCTTATGACGGTCCTTTGTTCTCCAAACCACTATTTTCGGGCTCTTCGCAGCAGAGATTCGAGAAGTACTTTGGTCAGTCCGGCCCGGATGGTATCGATCttttaatgaaaatattggTTTACGAACCACAACAAAGACTGTCCCCAAGAAGAATCCTTGCGCATCAGTTCTTCGACGAACTGAGGAAGGATGCCACATTCCTGCCAAGAGGCTACACTGAACCAATCAAGCTGCCACatttgtttgattttaaTGATTTTGAGTTACAGATCCTGGGCGAATTTGCAGATGTAATTAAACCGAAGGAAACTACTGAATAG
- the MRPS18 gene encoding mitochondrial 37S ribosomal protein uS11m (similar to Saccharomyces cerevisiae MRPS18 (YNL306W); ancestral locus Anc_3.42) encodes MLLQPISKRCRWTPFAGPIKRWNSSTTNAGMQFSFKDISNQEEISNISYPSTSSSDFKAGSSGTEAYKPQEEVVKYILHGKFSKNNTHLTFSSVMEDKNFHKNKGLTYNDTMLYYLNLPQKVRISISTGCLGFRKAARGEYEAAFQTSSRMFELIKEKGMLSKDIEVVMDDFGKGRAAFISALVGKEGANVVKKVVKISDATKLKFGGVRSPKMRRL; translated from the coding sequence ATGCTGTTACAACCTATCAGCAAACGGTGTCGCTGGACCCCGTTTGCCGGGCCTATTAAAAGATGGAATTCCTCCACCACGAATGCTGGAATgcaattttcattcaaggACATATCCAATCAAGAGGAGATCTCCAATATCTCATATCCTTCGACGTCCAGTTCTGATTTCAAGGCGGGGAGCAGTGGCACTGAGGCGTACAAGCCGCAAGAGGAGGTAGTCAAGTACATTCTCCATGGGAAGTTCTCGAAGAATAACACACACCTGACGTTTTCAAGCGTGATGGAGGACAAGAATTTCCACAAAAATAAGGGCCTGACGTATAACGATACGATGCTGTACTACTTGAACTTGCCACAGAAGGTCAGGATCTCGATATCCACCGGTTGTTTAGGGTTCAGGAAGGCCGCTAGAGGGGAATATGAGGCTGCATTCCAGACCAGCAGCAGAATGTTTGAACTGATCAAGGAGAAGGGTATGCTGAGCAAAGACATCGAAGTGGTGATGGACGACTTTGGCAAGGGGCGGGCCGCTTTCATCTCTGCTCTAGTGGGCAAGGAGGGTGCCAATGTGGTGAAGAAAGTTGTGAAGATCAGCGACGCCACCAAGTTGAAGTTTGGTGGTGTCAGGTCTCCGAAGATGAGAAGACTATGA
- the BXI1 gene encoding Bxi1p (similar to Saccharomyces cerevisiae BXI1 (YNL305C); ancestral locus Anc_3.44) — translation MSGPPPPYEEQSSHLYGQPARDSQDGGAFIPEDFKYSTVVVSCEPIIRQRFMHKVYSLLSCQLLASLSFCYWASVSSSLQNFIMSHIAIFYICMVVSLVSCIWLAVSPRPEDYEASVPEPLLTGHNEETTQEERRLPWYVLSSYRQKLTLLSVFTLSEAYCLSLVTLAYDKDTVLSALLITTIVVVGVSLTALSERFQNVLNSATSIYYWLNWGLWLMIGMGLTALLFGWSTHSSKFNLLYGWLGAILFTAYLFIDTQLIFRKVYPDEEIRCAMMLYLDIVNLFLSILRILANSNDDN, via the coding sequence ATGTCAGGTCCTCCACCTCCTTATGAAGAGCAAAGCTCGCACCTTTATGGGCAGCCTGCGAGGGACAGCCAGGATGGCGGCGCTTTCATCCCAGAAGATTTCAAATACTCCACCGTGGTCGTCTCATGCGAACCCATCATCCGTCAGCGGTTTATGCACAAGGTCTACTCCCTGTTGTCATGCCAGCTACTGGCCAGTCTGTCGTTCTGCTACTGGGCCAGCGTCTCCAGCTCCTTGCAGAATTTTATCATGTCGCATATCGCCATCTTCTACATATGTATGGTAGTGTCGCTGGTATCGTGTATTTGGCTAGCAGTGAGTCCTCGTCCCGAGGACTACGAGGCCAGCGTTCCCGAGCCATTGCTCACGGGCCACAATGAAGAAACGacacaagaagaaagacGTCTTCCCTGGTACGTCCTGTCCTCGTACAGACAGAAGCTCACGCTACTGTCTGTTTTCACCCTCTCGGAAGCATACTGCCTGTCACTAGTCACTCTGGCATATGACAAGGACACCGTGCTGTCGGCGCTGCTGATCACCACCATCGTCGTGGTCGGCGTCTCTTTGACCGCATTGTCCGAGCGATTCCAGAACGTGCTGAACTCCGCAACGTCAATATACTATTGGCTAAATTGGGGCCTATGGCTTATGATCGGGATGGGCCTCACGGCCCTGCTCTTTGGCTGGAGCACTCACTCGTCCAAGTTCAACCTCCTTTATGGATGGCTGGGCGCCATTCTGTTCACCGCATATCTGTTCATCGACACGCAGCTGATCTTCAGGAAGGTGTACCccgatgaagaaataaggTGTGCCATGATGCTTTATCTGGACATTGTCAACCTGTTCCTGTCCATCTTGAGGATCTTGGCCAACTCTAACGACGATAATTGA
- the YPT11 gene encoding Rab family GTPase YPT11 (similar to Saccharomyces cerevisiae YPT11 (YNL304W); ancestral locus Anc_3.47) produces MSQRKRYSLNVITSPAIPSPTPSAPLQTNASNWETASTTGVASSFLPSSHHGGTVLNPGLGIMRSPSMNKSGAFGRSGSSGSSAVIEPSNIKLLLIGDANVGKTAMILSYCHELMTRAEMSRSVRLRHHQQQQHRDLELKKTVVNHRLSMKEKRKRYSSNDFEKEFKDVGHFADKASEFGSPGIDDDGSPEVADPNEIVIETRSTIGIDIKTNLVNIDNRFFNVILWDTAGQERYQNAIIPSLYKKTNAVILTYDITNARSFQNCMEQWIVQALGNFSSQDLSKARFFLVGNKIDLYKERQVTHYDVVQMVQEMQLKYGIKISGNFEVSCKWVNVVERTMNMIILDLVENGCFENNDPCVPILAPSDLQEQEQEFHDTMEEPFNITRQRKHQFEKNNTVDITKPYDDTANNQSICCV; encoded by the coding sequence ATGTCTCAACGGAAACGGTACTCATTGAACGTCATCACGTCCCCGGCGATACCGTCGCCGACGCCCAGTGCACCACTACAGACTAACGCATCCAATTGGGAAACGGCTTCAACAACGGGTGTTGCATCTTCATTTCTCCCGAGTTCTCATCATGGTGGTACAGTGCTGAATCCCGGTCTGGGGATAATGAGATCTCCTTCGATGAACAAGTCTGGTGCGTTTGGCCGGTCCGGCAGCAGTGGTTCCAGTGCAGTGATAGAACCGTCCAATATAAAGTTGCTGTTGATTGGAGACGCAAACGTGGGGAAGACAGCCATGATCCTGAGCTACTGTCATGAACTGATGACACGAGCAGAAATGTCGCGGTCGGTGCGACTGAGGCACCatcagcaacaacagcataGAGACTTGgagttgaagaaaactgtGGTGAACCATAGACTGAGCATGAAGGAGAAAAGGAAACGTTACAGTTCCaacgattttgaaaaggagTTCAAGGACGTCGGTCATTTTGCGGATAAGGCCAGCGAGTTTGGAAGCCCCGGTATCGACGATGATGGCAGCCCAGAGGTGGCGGACCCCAATGAGATCGTCATCGAAACCAGGAGCACGATCGGGATAGACATCAAGACGAACTTGGTCAACATAGACAATCGGTTCTTCAACGTTATACTGTGGGACACCGCGGGCCAAGAACGCTATCAAAACGCCATCATTCCATCGTTATACAAGAAGACGAATGCGGTGATATTGACATACGATATAACAAATGCTAGGTCTTTCCAGAATTGCATGGAGCAATGGATTGTGCAAGCCTTGGGAAACTTCTCCTCGCAGGATTTGTCGAAGGCAAGATTCTTTCTGGTGGGTAACAAGATCGACTTGTACAAGGAAAGGCAAGTGACACACTATGACGTTGTGCAGATGGTCCAGGAGATGCAGTTGAAATATGGTATCAAGATTTCGGGTAATTTCGAAGTAAGCTGCAAATGGGTCAATGTTGTGGAGAGAACAATGAATATGATAATACTGGATTTGGTAGAAAACGGATGTTTCGAAAATAACGATCCTTGCGTACCGATTCTGGCACCCAGCGATCtgcaagaacaagaacagGAATTTCATGATACGATGGAAGAGCCCTTCAATATTACTCGCCAACGTAAGCAtcaatttgagaaaaataacaCGGTAGATATCACGAAACCTTATGACGATACAGCGAATAACCAATCCATCTGTTGCGTTTAG
- the RPS19B gene encoding 40S ribosomal protein eS19 (similar to Saccharomyces cerevisiae RPS19B (YNL302C) and RPS19A (YOL121C); ancestral locus Anc_3.51) yields MAGVSVRDVAAQDFINAYASFLQRQGKLEVPGYVDIVKTSSGNEMPPQDSEGWFYKRAASVARHIYMRKQVGVGKLNKLYGGAKSRGVRPFKHIDASGSINRKVLQSLEKIGIVEISPKGGRRISENGQRDLDRIAAQTLEEDE; encoded by the exons atGGCAGGTGTTTCCGTTAG aGACGTTGCAGCTCAAGATTTCATCAATGCTTACGCTTCTTTCTTGCAAAGACAAGGTAAATTAGAAGTCCCAGGTTACGTTGACATTGTCAAGACCTCTTCTGGTAATGAAATGCCACCACAAGATTCTGAAGGTTGGTTCTACAAGCGTGCCGCCTCCGTTGCCAGACACATTTACATGAGAAAGCAAGTTGGTGTCGGtaaattgaacaaattgTACGGTGGTGCCAAGAGCAGAGGTGTCAGACCATTCAAGCACATTGATGCTTCCGGTTCCATTAACAGAAAGGTCTTGcaatctttggaaaaaatcgGTATTGTCGAAATCTCTCCAAAGGGTGGTAGAAGAATCTCTGAAAACGGTCAAAGAGATTTGGATCGTATTGCTGCTcaaactttggaagaagacgaaTAA
- the RPL18B gene encoding 60S ribosomal protein eL18 (similar to Saccharomyces cerevisiae RPL18B (YNL301C) and RPL18A (YOL120C); ancestral locus Anc_3.52), translating into MGIDHTSKQHKRSGHRTAPKSDNVYLKLLVKLYTFLARRTDAPFNKVVLKALFLSKINRPPVSVSRISRALKQEGAANKTVVVVGTVTDDSRIYEFPKTTVAALRFTAGARSKIVKAGGECITLDQLAVRAPKGQNTLILRGPRNSREAVRHFGMGPHKGKAPRILSTGRKFERARGRRRSKGFKV; encoded by the exons atgggtaTTGACCACACTTCTAAACAGCACAAGAGATCAGGTCACAGAACCGCTCCAAAATCCGATAACGTCTATCTAAAATTATTGGTCAAGCTATACACTTTCCTAGCCC GTCGTACGGATGCTCCATTCAACAAGGTCGTTTTGAAGGCTTTGTTCTTGTCTAAAATTAACAGACCGCCTGTTTCTGTCTCTAGAATTTCTAGAGCTTTGAAGCAGGAAGGTGCTGCAAACAAgactgttgttgttgttggtaCCGTTACCGACGATTCCAGAATCTATGAATTCCCAAAGACCACTGTTGCTGCTTTGAGATTCACTGCCGGTGCCAGAAGTAAGATTGTTAAGGCTGGTGGTGAATGTATCACTTTGGACCAATTGGCTGTCAGAGCTCCAAAGGGTCAAAACACTTTGATCCTGAGGGGTCCAAGAAACTCCAGAGAAGCTGTCAGACACTTCGGTATGGGTCCACACAAGGGTAAGGCCCCAAGAATTTTATCTACCGGCAGAAAGTTCGAAAGGGCTAGAGGTAGAAGAAGATCCAAGGGTTTCAAGGTGTAA
- the TOS6 gene encoding Tos6p (similar to Saccharomyces cerevisiae TOS6 (YNL300W); ancestral locus Anc_3.56), with amino-acid sequence MKFSTVTTLAAVATVAFADTTSDGVTYVDVTTTPQRTTSMVSTVKTTSTPYTTSTIATLSTQPISVHANTTTQSTSSHANTTTEGISTYVGAAAKGSFAGLCAIVGAAAFALL; translated from the coding sequence atgaaattctCTACTGTCACCACCCTTGCCGCTGTTGCTACCGTTGCTTTCGCTGACACCACTTCTGATGGCGTCACTTACGTCGACGTCACCACTACCCCACAGAGAACCACATCTATGGTGTCCACCGTAAAAACCACTTCAACTCCGTACACGACAAGTACCATTGCCACCTTATCTACTCAACCCATCAGCGTCCATGCTAACACCACTACTCAATCCACAAGCAGCCATGCTAACACCACTACTGAAGGTATCAGCACATACGTTGGTGCTGCTGCCAAGGGCTCTTTTGCCGGCCTATGTGCCATTGTTGGTGCTGCCGCCTTTGCTTTGTTATAG
- the TRF5 gene encoding non-canonical poly(A) polymerase TRF5 (similar to Saccharomyces cerevisiae TRF5 (YNL299W) and PAP2 (YOL115W); ancestral locus Anc_3.58): MKKAKVLFSPSKGGKKENKNPNRMRKTSFTRTQKMFEVFNDNRSHFNKYESLAIDIDDDGTFGNFVLMENNKGDIDIPVIEEDTSDDDKKMKGSREKRNSLEDNQDFIPFFDSSEDEQGEEEGNSEGVSGFLMPDQYEITKNNTQSHENTHSTSNTEYPWIRNHNHSRQRKIAEWLTSEIKDFVHYISPSKSEIKCRNRTIDKLRQAVKQLWSDADLHVFGSFATDLYLPGSDIDCVINSRHHDKEDRNYIYELARYLKNEGLAIRMEVIVRTRVPIIKFIEPLSQLHIDVSFERTNGLEAARLIREWLRDSPGLRELVLVIKQFLHSRRLNNVHTGGLGGFTVICLVYSFLNMHPRIKSNDIDTPDNLGVLLIDFFELYGKNFGYDDVAISISDDHPSYIPKSHWKTLELSRSKFSLAIQDPGDPNNNISRGSFNMKDIKKAFAGAFELLVNKCWELDSATFKDRVGKSILGNVIKYRGQKRDFKDERDLVENKAIIENERYHKRRTRIVHEDVFINDTEDLPAEEIYKLDEPPKKKRKAKKDKKERSTKESAIPSPPPELTVTKTKRKHKKKTVTAGSFTQRGNLSIDALMGLSDNDEGSGQDQRGSEVSLGQDEKQPLELQTVDAQTRRDYWLSKGQAL; encoded by the coding sequence ATGAAAAAAGCTAAAGTCCTATTTTCGCCTTCTAAAGGTGggaagaaggaaaataaaaacccGAACCGAATGCGTAAAACATCCTTTACAAGAACGCAGAAAATGTTTGAAGTATTTAACGATAATCGCTCTCACTTCAACAAATATGAAAGTCTCGCTATCGATATCGACGATGATGGCACCTTCGGAAACTTTGTCTTgatggaaaataataaggGTGATATTGACATACCTGTAATAGAGGAAGATACgtcagatgatgataaaaaaatgaagggATCTCGTGAAAAACGTAATTCTCTGGAAGATAATCAGGACTTCATCCCGTTTTTTGACAGTTCTGAGGACGAACAGggggaagaagaaggaaattCGGAGGGAGTAAGCGGCTTCCTGATGCCTGATCAATACGAAATCACAAAGAATAATACACAATCTCATGAGAATACCCACAGCACTTCTAACACAGAGTATCCTTGGATTAGAAACCATAATCACTCGAGGCAAAGGAAAATAGCTGAGTGGCTAACTTCAGAGATCAAAGATTTCGTTCATTATATATCCCCAAGTAAGTCCGAAATAAAGTGCAGGAATCGTACCATCGATAAACTACGTCAAGCTGTTAAGCAATTATGGTCAGATGCAGATTTGCATGTTTTTGGTTCCTTTGCTACCGATTTATATTTGCCCGGCTCAGATATAGATTGTGTAATAAACAGTCGCCATCATGATAAAGAGGACAGAAACTATATTTACGAATTGGCGagatatttgaaaaacgaAGGTTTGGCCATAAGAATGGAAGTCATTGTCAGAACACGAGTGCCTATCATCAAGTTCATAGAACCGCTATCTCAGTTACACATTGATGTTTCATTCGAAAGAACCAATGGCCTAGAAGCTGCAAGGCTTATTAGAGAATGGCTGAGAGATTCACCAGGATTGCGTGAACTGGTACTTGTTATAAAGCAGTTCCTGCATTCAAGACGGTTGAACAATGTGCACACTGGCGGTCTGGGGGGATTCACGGTAATTTGTCTggtttattcttttttaaaTATGCATCCACGGATAAAGTCAAACGATATTGACACTCCAGATAATCTTGGTGTCCTGTTGATCGACTTTTTCGAGCTTTACGgtaaaaattttggttATGATGACGTTGCTATAAGTATATCCGATGACCACCCCTCTTATATTCCGAAGTCGCATTGGAAGACTTTGGAATTATCAAGAAGTAAATTTTCGCTAGCTATTCAAGATCCTGGTGATCCAAATAACAATATAAGCAGGGGTTCTTTTAATATGAAGGATATCAAAAAGGCTTTTGCTGGTGCATTTGAGTTGTTGGTTAATAAATGCTGGGAACTGGATTCTGCCACTTTCAAAGATCGTGTTGGAAAAAGCATACTAGGGAATGTTATCAAGTATCGTGGGCAAAAAAGAGATTTCAAAGACGAAAGAGACTTGGTAGAAAATAAAGCCATCATTGAAAACGAGCGCTACCATAAGAGGCGCACGAGGATAGTCCATGAGGACGTATTTATAAACGACACTGAAGATTTGCCAGCAGAAGAAATCTACAAACTCGATGAGCctccaaagaagaagcggAAGGCAAAAAAGGATAAGAAGGAGAGGAGCACAAAAGAAAGCGCCATTCCTTCTCCTCCTCCGGAGTTGACAGTGACTAAGACTAAAAGAAagcataaaaaaaagacagtCACTGCCGGTTCATTCACACAGCGTGGCAATCTCAGTATAGATGCCTTAATGGGGCTTTCAGACAATGACGAGGGGTCCGGCCAGGATCAGAGAGGAAGTGAAGTTTCCTTAGGACAAGATGAGAAGCAACCACTGGAGCTGCAGACCGTGGACGCACAAACTAGGAGAGACTACTGGCTCTCAAAAGGCCAGGCTCTCTAG